A section of the Candidatus Brocadiaceae bacterium genome encodes:
- a CDS encoding amidohydrolase family protein, whose protein sequence is MPVIIDVHTHAFPDQLAPHALEKLNDTVPDDARAVLDGTVGGLLASMDRTGVDRCVICSIATAPKQADPILRWSLEIASERVIPFGSVHPDCADPAAAVRRIAAAGLKGIKLHPLYQGFAADEARLWPLYAAVEEAGLVLVMHSGRDIAFPPGDERASPRRMLRLHRAFPRIPLVAAHMGGWRQWDEALAVLAGTDVYLETSYSIGLCAAATIEALRARHPAERILFGSDSPWREQGEALALVRAAWPEPARQAAVLGGNAQRLLG, encoded by the coding sequence GTGCCCGTGATCATCGACGTCCATACCCACGCCTTTCCGGACCAACTCGCTCCCCACGCCCTCGAGAAGCTGAACGATACCGTGCCCGACGATGCGCGAGCCGTCCTGGACGGCACCGTCGGCGGGCTGCTGGCGTCCATGGACCGCACCGGCGTGGACCGGTGTGTGATCTGCTCCATCGCCACGGCCCCGAAGCAGGCCGACCCGATCCTGCGCTGGTCGCTGGAGATCGCCTCGGAGCGTGTCATCCCGTTCGGTTCGGTGCACCCCGACTGCGCGGACCCCGCCGCCGCGGTGCGCAGGATTGCGGCCGCGGGCCTCAAGGGCATCAAGCTGCACCCGCTCTACCAGGGCTTCGCCGCCGACGAGGCGCGCCTGTGGCCGCTCTATGCGGCGGTGGAGGAGGCCGGGCTGGTCCTGGTGATGCACAGCGGGCGCGACATTGCCTTCCCCCCGGGCGACGAACGCGCCTCGCCCCGCCGAATGCTGCGCCTGCACCGCGCATTCCCCCGCATCCCGCTCGTGGCGGCCCACATGGGCGGATGGCGGCAGTGGGACGAGGCCCTGGCCGTCCTGGCGGGGACCGACGTCTACCTGGAGACCTCGTATTCGATCGGCCTGTGCGCGGCAGCGACGATCGAGGCGCTGCGCGCGCGGCATCCGGCCGAGCGAATCCTGTTCGGAAGCGACAGCCCGTGGCGTGAGCAGGGCGAGGCCCTGGCGCTCGTGCGGGCGGCCTGGCCCGAGCCGGCGCGGCAGGCCGCTGTGCTGGGCGGGAACGCGCAGCGGCTGCTCGGATGA
- a CDS encoding glycosidase: MPAAGDSDVLIRYGRNPIITAADIPFTCNTVFNGSPVKWNGEYLLLLRVEGQHGYSLFALAHSADGYDFEIEPLPVMTPAAEPPMARYEEAGIEDPRITVLDGLPHVIYTAFSGAGPVMALATTEDFHRFERRGIISEPGNKDGLLFPRRIGGRYVRLDRPIGRDVGCIWVSFSPDLRHWGDSHMIVAPRPGYWDSYRVGGSAVPIETEEGWLEIYHGVKMTSGGPIYRTGTVLLDRDDPTRVLARSAVPILSPRTDYERIGDINNVVFASGAIVEPDGQVKVYYGAADTSICVAGAPLAKLLAVTRER, translated from the coding sequence ATGCCGGCAGCCGGCGACAGCGACGTGCTCATACGCTACGGCCGGAATCCGATCATCACGGCCGCGGACATCCCGTTCACCTGCAACACCGTCTTCAACGGGTCCCCGGTGAAGTGGAACGGGGAATACCTGCTGCTGCTCCGCGTGGAGGGCCAGCACGGGTACTCGCTGTTCGCGCTGGCGCACAGCGCCGACGGATACGACTTCGAGATCGAGCCCCTGCCGGTGATGACGCCGGCCGCCGAGCCGCCCATGGCGCGCTATGAAGAGGCCGGAATCGAGGACCCGCGCATCACCGTCCTGGACGGCCTGCCGCACGTGATCTACACCGCCTTCAGCGGCGCCGGGCCGGTCATGGCGCTGGCCACGACGGAGGACTTCCACCGGTTCGAACGACGCGGGATCATCAGCGAGCCGGGCAACAAGGACGGGCTGCTCTTCCCCCGCAGGATCGGCGGACGATACGTGCGCCTGGACCGCCCGATCGGCCGCGACGTGGGCTGCATCTGGGTATCCTTCTCGCCCGACCTGCGGCACTGGGGCGACTCGCACATGATCGTGGCCCCGCGGCCCGGCTACTGGGACTCCTACCGGGTCGGAGGCTCCGCCGTGCCCATCGAGACCGAGGAGGGCTGGCTGGAGATCTACCACGGCGTCAAGATGACGTCCGGCGGACCCATCTACCGCACCGGGACCGTCCTGCTGGACCGGGACGACCCGACCCGCGTCCTCGCGCGCAGCGCCGTGCCGATCCTCTCCCCCCGCACGGACTACGAGCGGATCGGCGACATCAACAACGTCGTGTTCGCCTCCGGCGCCATCGTCGAGCCGGACGGGCAGGTCAAGGTCTACTACGGCGCGGCCGATACGTCCATCTGTGTGGCCGGCGCCCCGCTGGCCAAGCTGCTGGCGGTCACCCGGGAGCGGTAG